From Streptomyces sp. CMB-StM0423, a single genomic window includes:
- a CDS encoding glycoside hydrolase family 15 protein, translating into MAGRIEDYALLGDMQTAALVRRDGTADWLCLPRFDSHAVFAALLGTEEHGFWRLGPAYAPESCPPPATRRRYRGDSLVLESEWDTPRGTVRLIDFMPPRDGAAPQLIRIVEGVTGRVPMRSALRMRFSYGRIVPWVHQTEDGRTVGVAGPDSVWLDAPVPTYGRDLTTYSDFTVGPGDRLAFTISWQPSHREPPQPAEPEAALTATEDFWQEWTDHCTYHGPYRHAVIRSLITLKALTYEPTGGIVAAPTTSLPEDIGGVRNWDYRFTWLRDAAITLSSLLRTGYHEEARAWREWLLRAVAGDPENLQIMYGIAGERELGESELDWLPGYEESRPVRAGNGAAGQLQLDVYGEVVEALHLAHMTGLTRNDYASLLQLKMIRWVEENWDRPDEGLWEVRGPRRHFVHSKVMTWVAVDRTIKLIESGEADGPLERWQRLRDDIHRDVCEKGYDRQRNTFTQSYGSQELDASLLLIPQVGFLPPDDKRVIGTIEAIQRELGTPDGFIRRYPTAGDETGSDGLPGDEGAFLACSFWMADDLAMIGRVQEARQLFEKLLALRNDLGLLAEEWDPRLQRQVGNFPQAFSHVPLIDTALRLSASGAYG; encoded by the coding sequence GTGGCCGGGCGGATCGAGGACTACGCACTTTTGGGCGACATGCAGACGGCAGCGCTCGTCCGTCGCGACGGCACGGCCGACTGGCTCTGCCTGCCCCGGTTCGACTCCCATGCGGTGTTCGCCGCCCTATTGGGGACCGAGGAGCACGGCTTCTGGCGCCTCGGTCCCGCGTACGCCCCGGAGTCCTGCCCACCGCCCGCCACCCGGCGGCGCTACCGGGGCGACTCGCTGGTGCTGGAGTCCGAGTGGGACACCCCGCGCGGCACGGTCCGGCTGATCGACTTCATGCCCCCGCGCGACGGCGCCGCGCCGCAGCTCATCCGCATCGTGGAGGGCGTCACGGGCCGGGTGCCGATGCGCTCCGCGCTGCGGATGCGCTTCTCCTACGGCCGGATCGTGCCGTGGGTGCACCAGACCGAGGACGGCCGCACCGTCGGCGTCGCCGGTCCCGACTCGGTGTGGCTCGACGCCCCGGTGCCGACGTACGGCCGGGACCTCACGACGTACTCCGACTTCACCGTCGGCCCGGGCGACCGGCTTGCGTTCACGATCAGTTGGCAGCCCTCGCACCGCGAGCCGCCGCAGCCCGCAGAACCCGAGGCAGCGCTCACCGCCACCGAGGACTTCTGGCAGGAGTGGACCGACCACTGTACGTACCACGGCCCGTACCGGCACGCGGTGATCCGCTCGCTGATCACGCTCAAGGCCCTGACGTACGAGCCGACCGGCGGCATCGTCGCCGCGCCCACCACCTCGCTGCCCGAGGACATCGGCGGCGTGCGCAACTGGGACTACCGCTTCACCTGGCTGCGCGACGCCGCCATCACGCTGTCGTCCCTGCTGCGCACCGGGTACCACGAGGAGGCCCGCGCCTGGCGCGAATGGCTGCTGCGCGCGGTCGCGGGCGACCCGGAGAACCTGCAGATCATGTACGGCATCGCCGGCGAGCGCGAGCTGGGCGAGTCGGAGCTGGACTGGCTGCCGGGGTACGAGGAGTCCCGCCCGGTACGCGCCGGCAACGGCGCGGCGGGGCAGTTGCAGCTCGACGTCTACGGCGAGGTCGTCGAGGCGCTGCACCTCGCGCACATGACGGGCCTCACCCGCAACGACTACGCCTCGCTGCTGCAACTGAAGATGATCCGCTGGGTCGAGGAGAACTGGGACCGCCCCGACGAGGGGCTGTGGGAGGTGCGCGGCCCGCGCCGGCACTTCGTCCACTCCAAGGTGATGACCTGGGTCGCCGTCGACCGCACGATCAAGCTCATCGAGTCCGGCGAGGCGGACGGCCCGCTGGAGCGCTGGCAGCGGCTGCGCGACGACATCCACCGGGACGTGTGCGAGAAGGGCTACGACCGGCAGCGCAACACCTTCACGCAGTCCTACGGCTCGCAGGAGCTGGACGCCTCGCTGCTGCTCATCCCGCAGGTCGGCTTTCTGCCGCCGGACGACAAGCGCGTCATCGGCACGATCGAGGCCATCCAGCGCGAGCTGGGCACCCCCGACGGCTTCATCCGCCGCTACCCCACCGCGGGCGACGAGACGGGCAGCGACGGGCTCCCGGGCGACGAGGGGGCGTTCCTCGCCTGCTCGTTCTGGATGGCGGACGACCTGGCGATGATCGGCCGGGTGCAGGAGGCGCGGCAGTTGTTCGAGAAGCTGCTGGCGCTCCGGAACGACCTGGGGCTGCTCGCGGAGGAGTGGGACCCGCGGCTGCAGCGCCAAGTGGGCAACTTCCCACAGGCGTTCAGCCACGTGCCGCTGATCGACACGGCGCTGCGGCTGAGCGCGTCGGGGGCTTACGGGTAG
- a CDS encoding CTP synthase, whose product MPSTTSKHIFVTGGVASSLGKGLTASSLGALLKARGLRVTMQKLDPYLNVDPGTMNPFQHGEVFVTNDGAETDLDIGHYERFLDVDLDGSANVTTGQVYSSVIAKERRGEYLGDTVQVIPHITNEIKSRIRRMSSDDVDVVITEVGGTVGDIESLPFLEAVRQVRHEVGRDNVFVVHISLLPYIGPSGELKTKPTQHSVAALRSIGIQPDAIVLRADREVPAAIKRKISLMCDVDEAAVVAAIDAKSIYDIPKVLHAEGLDAYVVRKLDLPFRDVDWTEWDDLLRRVHEPAHEVTIALVGKYIDLPDAYLSVTEAIRAGGFANNARAKIKWVTSDDCRTPQGARKHLADVDGIVIPGGFGERGVEGKIGAITYARENRVPLLGICLGLHCIVIEAARNLAGMGGANSTEFDQAATDPVISTMEEQLDIVAGEGDMGGTMRLGLYPAKLAEGSVVREAYADQPYVEERHRHRYEVNNSYRSELEKKAGLSFSGTSPDNKLVEFVEYPREAHPYLVSTQAHPELRSRPTRPHPLFAGLLKAAVARHEAAGQESAKETGVQQQGGVQQQAGPHGAHAGAQKRVGAVREGGK is encoded by the coding sequence ATGCCATCCACGACGTCAAAGCACATCTTCGTCACGGGAGGCGTCGCCTCCTCGCTCGGCAAGGGGCTCACCGCCTCCAGTCTGGGTGCCCTGCTCAAGGCGCGCGGGCTGCGGGTCACGATGCAGAAGCTCGACCCGTATCTGAACGTCGACCCCGGCACGATGAACCCCTTCCAGCACGGCGAGGTCTTCGTCACCAACGACGGCGCCGAGACCGACCTCGACATCGGGCACTACGAGCGCTTCCTCGACGTCGACCTCGACGGCTCGGCGAACGTCACCACCGGCCAGGTCTACTCCTCGGTGATCGCCAAGGAGCGCCGCGGCGAGTACCTGGGCGACACGGTGCAGGTGATCCCGCACATCACCAACGAGATCAAGTCCCGGATCCGCCGGATGTCCTCCGACGACGTGGACGTGGTGATCACGGAAGTCGGCGGCACCGTCGGCGACATCGAGTCGCTGCCGTTCCTGGAGGCCGTCCGCCAGGTGCGGCACGAGGTCGGCCGGGACAACGTGTTCGTCGTCCACATCTCGCTGCTGCCGTACATCGGCCCGTCCGGCGAGCTGAAGACCAAGCCGACCCAGCACTCGGTCGCCGCGCTGCGCAGCATCGGTATCCAGCCGGACGCGATCGTGCTGCGCGCGGACCGCGAGGTGCCGGCGGCGATCAAGCGGAAGATCTCGCTCATGTGCGACGTCGACGAGGCCGCCGTCGTCGCCGCCATCGACGCCAAGTCGATCTACGACATCCCCAAGGTGCTGCACGCCGAGGGCCTGGACGCGTACGTCGTCCGCAAGCTGGACCTGCCGTTCCGGGACGTGGACTGGACCGAGTGGGACGACCTGCTGCGGCGCGTGCACGAGCCGGCGCACGAGGTGACGATCGCGCTCGTCGGCAAGTACATCGACCTGCCCGACGCCTATCTGTCGGTCACCGAGGCGATCCGCGCCGGCGGCTTCGCCAACAACGCCCGCGCCAAGATCAAATGGGTCACGTCCGACGACTGCCGCACGCCCCAGGGCGCCCGCAAGCACCTCGCGGACGTGGACGGCATCGTCATCCCCGGCGGCTTCGGCGAGCGCGGCGTGGAGGGCAAGATCGGCGCGATCACCTACGCCAGGGAGAACCGGGTGCCGCTGCTCGGCATCTGCCTCGGCCTGCACTGCATCGTCATCGAGGCGGCGCGGAACCTCGCGGGCATGGGGGGCGCGAACTCCACGGAGTTCGACCAGGCCGCGACGGACCCGGTGATCTCGACCATGGAGGAGCAGCTCGACATCGTCGCCGGCGAGGGCGACATGGGCGGCACGATGCGCCTGGGCCTCTACCCGGCCAAGCTGGCGGAGGGTTCGGTGGTGCGGGAGGCGTACGCGGACCAGCCGTACGTCGAGGAGCGCCACCGGCACCGCTACGAGGTCAACAACTCCTACCGCAGCGAGCTGGAGAAGAAGGCCGGCCTCTCGTTCTCCGGCACCTCCCCGGACAACAAGCTGGTGGAGTTCGTGGAGTACCCGCGCGAGGCGCACCCGTACCTGGTCTCCACCCAGGCCCACCCCGAGCTGCGCTCGCGGCCCACCCGGCCGCACCCGCTCTTCGCCGGGCTGCTGAAGGCCGCCGTAGCCAGGCACGAGGCGGCAGGACAGGAATCGGCGAAGGAAACCGGAGTACAGCAGCAGGGCGGCGTGCAGCAGCAGGCCGGCCCGCACGGCGCACACGCGGGTGCGCAGAAGCGGGTGGGCGCCGTGCGCGAGGGGGGCAAGTGA
- a CDS encoding NUDIX domain-containing protein, whose translation MAEQLKDTAAEWKIVASETPFKGAKTSVRTDDVVMPDGTVARRDYQVHPGSVAILALDDDDRVLVLNQYRHPVRHKLWEIPAGLLDVPGENPLNAAQRELYEEAHVRADDWRVLVDVYTTPGGCDEAVRVFLARGVTEAEGERYAAHGEELDLMIDRVPVADLVRGALAGDLHNNCLMLGVLALQAARADGGLDTLRQANAPWPARPFTP comes from the coding sequence ATGGCGGAGCAGTTGAAGGACACGGCGGCCGAGTGGAAGATCGTCGCCTCCGAGACGCCGTTCAAGGGCGCCAAGACGTCCGTGCGCACGGACGACGTGGTGATGCCCGACGGCACCGTGGCCCGCCGCGACTACCAGGTACACCCCGGCTCGGTCGCCATCCTCGCCCTCGATGACGACGACCGCGTGCTGGTGCTCAACCAGTACCGCCACCCCGTACGGCACAAGCTCTGGGAGATCCCCGCGGGACTCCTCGACGTGCCAGGCGAGAACCCGCTGAACGCCGCCCAGCGCGAGCTGTACGAGGAGGCACACGTCAGGGCCGACGACTGGCGCGTGCTCGTCGACGTCTACACCACCCCGGGCGGCTGCGACGAGGCCGTACGCGTCTTCCTCGCCCGCGGGGTGACCGAGGCCGAAGGGGAGCGCTACGCCGCCCACGGCGAGGAGCTGGACCTCATGATCGACCGCGTGCCGGTGGCCGATCTGGTGCGCGGCGCCCTCGCCGGGGACCTGCACAACAACTGCCTGATGCTGGGCGTGCTGGCGCTCCAGGCGGCCCGCGCGGACGGCGGTCTCGACACGCTGCGCCAGGCGAACGCCCCCTGGCCGGCCCGCCCGTTCACACCCTGA